The genomic region CATGGGCGGCGACGTCCACGAGATCGATCTGCTGAACCACTACATCGGAATGAAGCACCTCTCGGACGCGGCTGCCGTGGAGCGGCACCTCGCCGGCTACGGCGTGGCCACGGTGGGGGTGCTCACCCTCGCCGCGCTGGCGCTCTCGGGGAAGAAGCTGAACAAGCTCGTCGCCTTGCCGGCGCTGGCGTTCCCCATTGGGTTCTTGGCTGACAGCTTCTATTGGCTCTATTCGTACGGCCACCAGCTCGATCCGAAGGCGCCGCTCCACATCGCGCCCTTCACTCCACAAATGTTCGGCAACGGGGTCATCGGACAGTTCGAGACCTTCGCCGCGCCCTCCGTGGGGTTCTGGCTCGCGATTGGGGGCGTGGTGTGCGCCGTCGCCGGGAACCTGCTCCGCGCCCGGGTGTGTGACAACTGCGGACACTCCACGGAGTGCAGCGCGGTCTGCCCCCGCGCGATGGTGCTGCCCGAGCGCGCGCCGAGGACGCCCACATGAAGCCGCGCGTGGCGCGCGGCGGGCGTACGGCGTACGCGGTCGTCGTCGCCGCGGCCCTCGGCTTCGCGCTCGAGGGAGACCCCGCGCGCGCGGCCGCGCCGTCTTCGCCGAGTCCCCCGCGCGTGGCCGAGGCCGACGTGGGGCCCCGCGACGTGGCCGCCCCCGTTGGGGCGGTGGTGGCGCGCACGTTCGAGGAGCTCCGCGCGCTGGTGGAGGACGCCGGCGGGCCTCCGGTGATCGCGCTCACGGCGCAGGTCTACCGTGGCGATCTCGTCATCCGGCGTCCCGTCCGCGTAGCCGGGCGTCACGGCGCCGTGCTCGAGGGTACGGGCGGCGGCACGGTCGTCACCGTGAAGGCGAACGACGTGCAGGTGTCCGACGTGCTCATCCGGCGGTCTGGGCACCGCAACACCACGGAGGACGCGGGCTTCAAGGCGACCGGCGAGCGCGTCCGCCTCGACCACGCGCGCGTCGAGGACACGCTCTTCGGCGTGTCGTTCGAGGAGTGCAAGCACTGCGCGATCGACGCTGTCTCGGTGCGAGGCTTCGACGAGCCGACCGAGCTGCGCGGCGACGGGATCAAGCTCTGGGAGTCGCACCACTCGACCGTCCGACGGGCCGTGGTGGAGCGGGCGCGCGACGTCGTGGTGTGGTACACGCGACACGCCACCCTCGAGGACCTGGTCGTGCGCGGGAGCCGCTACGGTACACACCTCATGTACGCGCACGACGCCGTCGTTCGGGGGAGTCGTTTCGAGGGCAACGTCGTCGGGATCTTCGTCATGTACAGCGCGCGCATGACCCTCGAGCAGAACTTCCTCGCGGGGGCGCGGGGCGCCGCGGGCATGGGGCTCGGCTTCAAAGACAGCGACGCGGTCGTCGCCCGGGGCAACTGGCTCGTCGCGAACACCTCGGGCGTGTACCTCGACAACACCCCGCGCACCTCGGACGCCCCGGTGGTCTTCGAGGGCAACGTGCTCGCGCTGAACGATGTGGGGTTGCGGCTCCACAGCGCGGCGAAGGGCCTCAGCTTTCGCGGCAACGACCTCCGCCAGAACGCGCTCGTCGTGGAGGCGGACGGCGGTGGCGACGCGCTCGCGGTCGAGTTCCGCGGCAACCACTTCACGGAGTACGAGGGCTACGACCTGAACGGCGACGGCGTGGGCGACGTCCCCTTCGAGGTGAAGGCGCTCTCGAGCGACCTCACCGAGTCGCGCCCAACGCTCAAGTTCTTCCAAGGCACCGCCGCGATCGGGCTGCTCGACGCGGTCGCGCACGCCGTGCCGCTGCTCTCGTCGCGCAAGCTGCTCGTCGACCCCGCGCCGCTCGTGCGCCCACCCGATATCCAGGCGCCATGATCACGATTTCGCACGTAAAAAAGCGATTCGACGCCGTGCTCGCCCTCGACGACGTCTCTCTCTCGATTCGAGCGGGAGAGCGCGTCGCGTTCGTGGGCGCCAACGGATC from Myxococcales bacterium harbors:
- a CDS encoding cytochrome C, giving the protein MAQGEAGGHTHEHDADAARTKDGHVRLPMLSPAPPATGQKAPWDWARWLVVLLGASAVGLFAASFFRPWWSFKLYAPQYPKGLGLEISLTGMGGDVHEIDLLNHYIGMKHLSDAAAVERHLAGYGVATVGVLTLAALALSGKKLNKLVALPALAFPIGFLADSFYWLYSYGHQLDPKAPLHIAPFTPQMFGNGVIGQFETFAAPSVGFWLAIGGVVCAVAGNLLRARVCDNCGHSTECSAVCPRAMVLPERAPRTPT
- the nosD gene encoding nitrous oxide reductase family maturation protein NosD; this encodes MKPRVARGGRTAYAVVVAAALGFALEGDPARAAAPSSPSPPRVAEADVGPRDVAAPVGAVVARTFEELRALVEDAGGPPVIALTAQVYRGDLVIRRPVRVAGRHGAVLEGTGGGTVVTVKANDVQVSDVLIRRSGHRNTTEDAGFKATGERVRLDHARVEDTLFGVSFEECKHCAIDAVSVRGFDEPTELRGDGIKLWESHHSTVRRAVVERARDVVVWYTRHATLEDLVVRGSRYGTHLMYAHDAVVRGSRFEGNVVGIFVMYSARMTLEQNFLAGARGAAGMGLGFKDSDAVVARGNWLVANTSGVYLDNTPRTSDAPVVFEGNVLALNDVGLRLHSAAKGLSFRGNDLRQNALVVEADGGGDALAVEFRGNHFTEYEGYDLNGDGVGDVPFEVKALSSDLTESRPTLKFFQGTAAIGLLDAVAHAVPLLSSRKLLVDPAPLVRPPDIQAP